The Sphingomonas sp. LY54 genome includes a region encoding these proteins:
- a CDS encoding DEAD/DEAH box helicase gives MPFSNLPAQLQEALAARGYEAPTPVQAAVLEPEAEGRDLVVSAQTGSGKTVAFGLAMAPQLIEPNGEAAYVREPLALIIAPTRELALQVSRELIWLYGKAGARIATCVGGMDASKERRNLAQGAHIVVGTPGRLRDHLERGALDLRNLRAVVLDEADEMLDMGFREDLEEILDATPAERRTLLFSATMPKPIVALAKRYQRDALRISTVGEDRGHGDISYQAIAVAPADIENAVVNLLRLYEAETAMLFCATRDNVRRLHASLIERGFAAVALSGEHSQNERNAALQALRDRRARVCVATDVAARGIDLPTLSLVVHVELPRDAETLQHRSGRTGRAGKKGTAVLLVPYPRRKRVDMMLRGAKIPAEWVPAPTSDDIRKNDRERLLTTLLEPIEIDEEDREIAQRLLAERSPEELAAALVQAHRAKMPAPEELLDQGGSERPQRDMGPRPGFEDTVWFRMDIGRRQNADPRWILPLLCRRGHITKNEIGAIRIAAGETMFEIPRAIAGKFADALKRTEGGDPEGEGGVRIEPFQGKPREEARANRRTGPSQGDRPFPPRGDRPTGPRGDRPSAPRGDRPLGPRTERPSAPRGDRPFEARGDRPLGPRSPSAPRGDRPFEPRGDRPAGPRGDRPTSPRGGKPPYRAKPNRDR, from the coding sequence ATGCCATTCTCGAATCTTCCCGCGCAGCTTCAGGAGGCTCTCGCCGCCCGCGGCTATGAGGCCCCGACTCCGGTCCAGGCCGCCGTCCTCGAACCCGAAGCCGAAGGCCGCGACCTCGTCGTCTCCGCCCAGACCGGTTCAGGCAAGACCGTGGCCTTCGGCCTCGCCATGGCGCCGCAGCTCATCGAGCCGAACGGCGAGGCGGCCTATGTCCGCGAGCCGCTGGCGCTGATCATCGCGCCGACGCGCGAGCTGGCGCTGCAGGTCAGCCGCGAGCTGATCTGGCTCTACGGCAAGGCCGGCGCCCGCATCGCCACCTGCGTCGGCGGCATGGACGCCTCCAAGGAGCGCCGCAACCTCGCCCAGGGCGCGCATATCGTGGTCGGCACGCCGGGCCGCCTGCGCGACCATCTCGAGCGCGGCGCGCTCGACCTTCGCAACCTCCGCGCCGTCGTCCTCGACGAGGCGGACGAGATGCTCGACATGGGCTTCCGCGAGGACCTCGAAGAGATACTCGACGCGACTCCGGCCGAGCGCCGCACGCTCTTGTTCTCGGCCACCATGCCCAAGCCGATCGTCGCCCTCGCCAAGCGCTACCAGCGCGACGCTTTGCGCATCTCGACCGTCGGCGAGGATCGCGGCCATGGCGACATCAGCTACCAGGCGATCGCGGTCGCCCCTGCCGATATCGAGAATGCGGTCGTCAACCTGCTCCGCCTCTACGAGGCGGAGACGGCGATGCTGTTCTGCGCGACGCGCGACAATGTGCGTAGGCTCCACGCCAGCCTGATAGAGCGCGGCTTCGCAGCGGTGGCCCTGTCCGGGGAGCACAGCCAGAACGAGCGCAACGCGGCGTTGCAGGCCTTGCGCGACCGCCGCGCCCGCGTCTGCGTCGCCACCGACGTCGCCGCCCGCGGCATCGATCTGCCGACCTTGAGCCTCGTCGTCCACGTCGAGCTGCCGCGCGACGCCGAGACGCTGCAGCACCGTTCGGGCCGCACCGGCCGCGCCGGCAAGAAGGGCACGGCCGTGCTGCTGGTGCCCTATCCGCGCCGCAAGCGCGTCGACATGATGCTGCGCGGCGCCAAGATCCCGGCCGAATGGGTGCCGGCGCCGACTTCGGACGACATCCGCAAGAACGATCGCGAGCGGCTGCTCACGACTCTGCTCGAGCCGATCGAGATCGACGAGGAGGATCGCGAGATCGCGCAGCGCCTGCTCGCCGAGCGTTCGCCCGAGGAGCTGGCAGCCGCGCTCGTGCAGGCGCATCGCGCCAAGATGCCCGCGCCCGAGGAACTGCTCGACCAGGGCGGAAGCGAGCGTCCGCAGCGCGACATGGGGCCGCGCCCCGGCTTCGAGGACACGGTCTGGTTCCGCATGGACATCGGCCGCCGCCAGAATGCCGATCCGCGCTGGATCCTGCCTTTGCTGTGCCGCCGCGGCCACATCACCAAGAACGAGATCGGCGCGATCCGCATTGCCGCGGGCGAGACGATGTTCGAGATCCCGCGCGCCATTGCCGGCAAGTTCGCGGACGCGCTGAAGCGCACCGAAGGCGGCGACCCCGAAGGCGAGGGCGGCGTCCGCATCGAGCCGTTCCAGGGCAAGCCCCGCGAGGAGGCGCGCGCCAACCGCCGCACCGGCCCTTCGCAGGGTGATCGTCCGTTCCCGCCGCGCGGCGACCGCCCGACCGGTCCGCGTGGAGACCGTCCGTCCGCTCCGCGCGGCGATCGCCCCCTGGGCCCGCGCACCGAGCGGCCGTCGGCGCCGCGTGGCGACCGTCCGTTCGAGGCCCGTGGGGATCGTCCCCTGGGCCCGCGCAGTCCGTCGGCGCCCCGCGGAGACCGTCCGTTCGAGCCCCGCGGCGATCGTCCTGCGGGCCCGCGCGGCGACCGTCCGACTTCGCCCCGCGGCGGCAAGCCGCCTTATCGGGCCAAGCCGAACCGGGACCGGTAA